The nucleotide sequence TGGACATCACCTCACGGGGCAACCTGCAGGTGCGCGGCCTGGACGCGGGGTGCGGCGCGGAACTGGCGGCCCGGCTGCGGGCGGCCGGACTGCTGCCCTCGGACCGCCATGACCGGGTGCGCAACATCGTGGCGTCGCCGCTGTCCGGCCTGGACGGCGGGGGGCATGCGGATGTGATGGCGTGGGTGCGGGAGCTGGACGCCGCACTGTGCGACGGAACACCGCCGGGGGGCGGGGAATTGTCGGGCTTGTCGGGCAGGTTCCTGTTCGCGCTGGACGATGGGCGTGGCGATGTGGCCACCTTGGGCGCGGATGTGACATTGATCGCAACGCCGGACGGTGGAGCGGTACTCCGGGTCGGCGGTCCGCTGCCGGGTCCGGATGTGCCGTCGCCGCCGACGGCGGGGACACGCCCGGACGCGGCAGAGCGGCGGGGGTCTCGTACGGCCGGGTCGGCGGCGGGGAGCGGCCTCCGGGTGCGGAGCGAGGACGCGCCGCGAGCGGCGGCGCTGGCCGCGGTGGAGTTCCTGGCCAAGGCCCGTGAGAGCGGCACCCGGGCGTGGCGGGTGCGCGAACTCCCGGCGCGACACGCCGTGACGACCGAGGGATTGGTCGCGCGACTCGCCGACGCGGGCGTCGAGGCCGTACCCGTGGAGCGTGAACCAGCGCCCCGCGCCCGCGCCACACCACCCGCCCCCGGACCGGTCCCCGGCCCGAACGGGCGTCACGCGCTCTCCGTCGCCCTCCCCCTGGGCCGGGTGAGCGCCGCGCAGTGGCGGCTGCTCGCCGGGCTCGCCTCCCGGAGCGGGGCCGATGAGCTGCGTATGACACTCTGGCGCGGCGTGGTGCTCCCCGGGTTCGCCCCGGACGACACACGCGGTGCCTTGGCCGAACTGTCCGACGCGGGACTGGTGACCACGCCGGATTCGGCGTGGCTCGGGGTCGGCGCGTGCACGGGACGGCCGGGCTGTGCCAAGTCCCTGGCGGATGTGCGGGCC is from Streptomyces hygroscopicus and encodes:
- a CDS encoding nitrite reductase, with amino-acid sequence MLAAMSLPPTTTPSGDESPVRGRDDACPGALRLHPADDGSLARIRVPGGLLTARQALALGRVAEELGDGRLDITSRGNLQVRGLDAGCGAELAARLRAAGLLPSDRHDRVRNIVASPLSGLDGGGHADVMAWVRELDAALCDGTPPGGGELSGLSGRFLFALDDGRGDVATLGADVTLIATPDGGAVLRVGGPLPGPDVPSPPTAGTRPDAAERRGSRTAGSAAGSGLRVRSEDAPRAAALAAVEFLAKARESGTRAWRVRELPARHAVTTEGLVARLADAGVEAVPVEREPAPRARATPPAPGPVPGPNGRHALSVALPLGRVSAAQWRLLAGLASRSGADELRMTLWRGVVLPGFAPDDTRGALAELSDAGLVTTPDSAWLGVGACTGRPGCAKSLADVRADTARMVADPARGVADPAPGTSGTARESADPAGVVADPAGVVAGGSMPWPVSGTAYGGGPAGPDPLPVYVSGCERRCGHPGGRWVDAVATGDTDYRVTVRGARGDTPEADSTDSVDVTAEQLADAVAAARGTT